The window cactctccctctctcagacacacacactgacacagagacactctccctctctcagagacacacactcacacagagacactctccctctctcagacacacacactgacacagagacactctccctctctcagagacacacactcacacagagacactctccctctctcagagacacacactcacacagagacactctccctctctcagacacacacactgacacagagacactctccctctctcagagacacacactcacacagagagacactctccctctctcagcgacacacactcacacagagagacactctccctctctcagagacacacactcacagagagacactctccctctctcagagacacacactgacagagagagacactctccctctctcagagacacacactcacacagagagacactctccctctctcagagacacacactcacagagagacactctccctctctcagagacacactcacacagagagacactctccctctctcagacacacactcacacacagagagacactctccctctctcagagacacactcacacagagagacactctccctctctcagagacacacactgacacagagacactctccctctctcagagacacacactgacacagagacactctccctctctcagagacacacactcagacagagagacactctccctctctcagacacacacactgacacagagacactctccctctctcagacacacacactgacacagagacactctccctctctcagacacacacactgacacagagacactctccctctctcagagacacacacactgacacagagacactctccctctctcagatacacacactgacacagagacactctccctctctcagatacacacactgacacagagacactctccctctctcagagacacacactgacacagtgacACTCTCCCTctttcagagacacacactgacacagagacactctccctctctcagagacacacactgacacagagacactctccctctctcagacacacacactgacacagagacactctccttctctcagagacacacactgacacagagacactctccctctctcagagacacacactcacacagagacactctccctctctcacacacacacactcacacagagacactctccctctctcacacacacacacatgacggTCATTGAACCAATATCTCTGATGATTTGCGTTCGCCCTGTGGGGAGACTGCAGCTCTAGTGTGTCTACTGATCAAATGCATTCTTGTAATATTTTAACagcatctctcttctctctccctttctgtctctccttctccctttctcttcctcccctctccccactctcatctctgcctctctctctcccccaaatcTTTCTTGGTGTCTCTTTTCCTCACTGTCACTTTCTTGCCCCTcacctctcccccgtctctctctctctcccgtacctctgtctgtctgtcccactCTCTGCCCCCTGAATCTTTCTtgatgtctcggtctctctctttccctctcttctcccacacctctgtgtgtctgtctgtctgtctccccacCTCTGcgtttctcttcctctctctctctccccgcatccccctgtctctctcccaggTGATTCTGCATCGTCTGCCTCTGCCCTTGGCCGAGATCCCGGTGAGCCTGCTTTGTCGGTTGACACTGAGCGGCGAAGCGTTTGTGGACCAGTTTGTCAGCTCGTGGCACCCGGGCGAGGCCTCAGCCTACCTCAGCGCCCTCCTGCAGTCCCAGGAGACCCCCACGATCGCCGAGCTGCTGTCCCTCCTGGGTCAGGTGGCCAGGGCTTCAGGACAAAACCTGCCCTTCCTGACCGCCACCCTGGGCGGGCCCGGCCTGTCCTACCAGCCCCTGCAACAGGCCCTGGATCACCACGACAAGTCGGTGAGGGCCAAAGCCTGCGGCCTAGCGGGCAAGCTGCTTGGCCAGGGCCAGGGCGGGGACCGGCTGCTGGAGAAGGTGCTGGAACGGCTGTGGGACGACGACCCCGCAGTCAGGGGCTCGGCCAGCTTTGCTGCTGGCAACGCGGCCTACAGGGCAGGCTCGGCCCCGCAAGCACAGGCCGCCCTGGTCCCAGCCCTGCCCAGGATCGTGGGACTGCTGGATGACCCGAGGCCTAGGACCCGGCGAAACGCGGCCTCTGCCCTGGGCAACCTGGGCTCAGGCTCAGGCCAGCTGGGCCGAGGCCTACTGCGGGCTGGAGCCCCCCAACACCTCCTGGAGCTGGCCTGCCGAGACAGCCAGGCCTGCGTGAGGGAGGCAGCCCTGGCAGCGCTACGGGCCATGTCACAGTGGCCCCAGGTACGAGAGGTGAGTGCCGGGAGGGGTGTacagtgtgggggaggtggaggggacttGGGGAAGCAGGAAGGGCCCTGGGTCTTCAGCAGAAATGATGAAAATCATTGAGAGGGAAGAGAGTggcacctccccagatacaggagtgagagagagagaggggtcagaggcacctcgccagatacaggagtgtgagagagaggggttagaggcacctccccagatacaggagtgtgagagaggggggtcagaggcacctcgccagatacaggagtgtgagagagaggggttagaggcacctccctagatacaggagtgtgagagagaggggggctagAGGGACCTCCGCAGATACAGgactgtgagagagaggggggctagaggcacctccccagatacaggagtgagagagagaagggggctagAGGGACCTCCGCtgatacaggagtgagagagagaggggcgagaggcacctccccagatacaggagtgtgagagagagagaggggctagaggcacctccccagatacaggagcaagagagagagggggttagagggacctccccagatacaggagtgtgagagagagagagaggggcaagaggcacctccccagata of the Heterodontus francisci isolate sHetFra1 unplaced genomic scaffold, sHetFra1.hap1 HAP1_SCAFFOLD_545, whole genome shotgun sequence genome contains:
- the LOC137362547 gene encoding serine/threonine-protein kinase 36-like codes for the protein MDLEEPLFSDILLALLEGEIVQHLVQVILHRLPLPLAEIPVSLLCRLTLSGEAFVDQFVSSWHPGEASAYLSALLQSQETPTIAELLSLLGQVARASGQNLPFLTATLGGPGLSYQPLQQALDHHDKSVRAKACGLAGKLLGQGQGGDRLLEKVLERLWDDDPAVRGSASFAAGNAAYRAGSAPQAQAALVPALPRIVGLLDDPRPRTRRNAASALGNLGSGSGQLGRGLLRAGAPQHLLELACRDSQACVREAALAALRAMSQWPQVREVLISLRSCEKLSVMCQRMEQKATLSGTGSVVSPRSSAHTLLHHCNRLRDALTPTLSD